In Paraburkholderia caribensis, a single window of DNA contains:
- a CDS encoding phosphodiesterase: MLIAQISDLHIKRPGALAYRRVDTAAYLSRCVERLNALAPAPDAIIITGDLVDQGEPEQYEHLKSLLAPLKIPYYLLVGNHDDRTALRATFIDHKELHTNSEFIQYTVDIGPLRLIALDSMVPGQSAGLLCDARLAWLEAQLQTAHDKPVIVALHHPPFVSGIGHMDALRLDPASAKKLAALIARHPNVERVICGHVHRPMFVRFGGTIASAVPAPAHQVALDLRDDAPSAFMMEPPAFALHRYDSVNGLITHHAYVDAADGPYPFYEPEGSLID, translated from the coding sequence CCTACCGCCGCGTGGACACGGCAGCGTATCTATCGCGCTGCGTAGAACGCCTGAACGCACTCGCCCCAGCGCCGGACGCGATCATCATCACCGGCGATCTCGTCGACCAGGGCGAGCCCGAGCAATACGAACATCTGAAGTCCCTGCTAGCACCGCTAAAAATCCCCTACTACCTGCTAGTAGGCAACCACGACGACCGCACGGCGCTGCGCGCCACCTTCATCGACCACAAAGAACTCCACACCAACAGCGAATTCATCCAATACACAGTCGACATCGGCCCGCTCCGCCTGATCGCACTCGACTCAATGGTCCCCGGCCAAAGCGCCGGCCTGCTCTGCGACGCGCGCCTCGCCTGGCTCGAAGCGCAACTACAGACAGCCCACGATAAACCCGTGATCGTCGCGCTGCATCATCCCCCCTTCGTGTCCGGCATCGGCCACATGGACGCGCTGCGGCTCGACCCGGCCTCGGCAAAAAAACTCGCAGCCCTCATCGCACGTCATCCGAACGTCGAACGCGTCATCTGCGGCCACGTACATCGCCCGATGTTCGTCCGCTTCGGCGGCACCATCGCATCGGCGGTGCCCGCGCCCGCGCATCAGGTCGCGCTCGATCTGCGCGACGACGCGCCATCCGCCTTCATGATGGAGCCGCCCGCGTTCGCGCTACACCGCTACGACAGCGTGAACGGCCTCATCACGCATCACGCCTATGTCGATGCAGCCGACGGCCCCTATCCCTTCTATGAACCGGAAGGATCGTTGATCGATTGA